From a single Brassica napus cultivar Da-Ae chromosome C9, Da-Ae, whole genome shotgun sequence genomic region:
- the LOC106364349 gene encoding probable LRR receptor-like serine/threonine-protein kinase At5g59680, which yields MWEGLNCRITDKSTPPRITYLNLSSSGLTGTIADYIQNLTQLETLDLSNNNLTGEVPEFLGNMKSLVFINLSRNDLSGLIPQALLRKGLPQGNPRLCLSDSCIPPKSKPFPVAIVASLASVAIILVVLVLAFVLKKKTRSILGALQRPPSISSAVNVTNANPPVSPIQMNKKRFTYSEVINMTNNFQRVVGEGGFGIVYHGTLNVYEQVAVKLLSQSSTQGYKQFKAEVDLLMRVHHTNLVNLVGYCNEGDHLALIHEYVPNGDLRHHLSGKGGRSIINWGIRLRIALEAASGLEYLHIGCIPAMVHRDVKTTNILLEEQFKARLADFGLSRSFPVGGESHVSTMIAGTPGYLDPEYYRTSRLTEKSDVYSFGIVLLEMITNQPDYMDPNLQGDYDSHSAWRVLDLAMSCANPSSTKRPSMSQVVVELKECLASENSRRNMKRGRMDSHGQAKVSMLIDTGIFPEAR from the exons ATGTGGGAAGGCTTAAACTGCAGAATCACGGATAAGTCTACACCACCAAGAATCACTTATTT AAACTTGTCTTCGAGTGGTCTAACTGGAACCATTGCGGATTACATTCAGAATCTCACACAACTAGAAACTCT GGACTTGTCTAATAATAATTTGACTGGAGAAGTGCCAGAGTTTCTAGGCAACATGAAATCGTTGGTGTTCAT AAACTTAAGCAGGAACGATCTTAGTGGTTTGATTCCTCAGGCTCTTCTGAGGAAAGGACT TCCTCAAGGGAACCCAAGACTTTGTCTCTCTGATTCATGCATACCTCCCAAATCCAAGCCATTTCCAGTGGCAATTGTGGCATCACTTGCGTCTGTGGCCATTATCCTTGTTGTTTTGGTACTTGCTTTTGTTTTAAAGAAGAAAACGCGGTCAATTTTAGGAG CTCTACAACGGCCACCTTCTATATCGTCAGCTGTGAACGTCACAAATGCTAATCCACCAGTTTCACCAATCCAAATGAATAAGAAAAGGTTTACTTATTCAGAGGTCATTAATATGACAAATAACTTTCAAAGAGTTGTTGGGGAAGGAGGATTCGGTATTGTCTATCACGGTACTCTAAATGTGTATGAACAAGTAGCTGTTAAACTGCTTTCCCAATCATCGACACAAGGCTATAAGCAATTCAAGGCAGAA GTTGATCTTCTTATGAGAGTTCACCATACAAATTTGGTAAACTTAGTAGGATACTGTAATGAAGGAGATCACTTGGCTCTAATACACGAGTATGTGCCCAATGGAGACTTAAGACACCATCTGTCTG GGAAAGGAGGTAGATCCATTATCAACTGGGGTATTCGACTACGAATAGCCTTGGAGGCTGCGTCAG GTTTGGAGTACTTACACATTGGGTGCATACCAGCAATGGTTCATAGAGATGTAAAAACTACGAACATATTGTTGGAGGAGCAGTTCAAGGCTAGACTTGCTGATTTTGGGCTATCGAGATCTTTCCCAGTTGGAGGTGAGTCTCATGTTTCGACGATGATTGCTGGCACTCCTGGATATCTTGATCCCGA ATATTACCGTACAAGTCGGTTGACCGAGAAGAGCGATGTGTACAGTTTCGGGATTGTGTTATTGGAGATGATCACAAACCAACCC GACTACATGGATCCAAACCTTCAAGGAGACTATGACTCTCACTCTGCCTGGAGAGTTCTTGATTTGGCAATGTCATGTGCAAATCCTTCTTCCACAAAACGTCCAAGCATGTCTCAGGTTGTTGTCGAACTAAAGGAGTGTCTTGCGTCTGAAAACTCGAGGAGAAATATGAAGAGAGGCAGGATGGACTCTCATGGTCAGGCTAAAGTGAGCATGCTcattgacactgggatatttcCTGAGGCGAGATAG